A window from Mesorhizobium sp. WSM2240 encodes these proteins:
- a CDS encoding DUF5372 family protein, producing MISRSPHWGEDRVIYRAADGTLPTIAAAMTDMEQPDAFRRVAAGRAAFRTADLLALLTLLDRISALVEAEDA from the coding sequence ATGATCAGCCGCAGCCCGCATTGGGGCGAGGATCGGGTGATCTACCGGGCGGCGGACGGGACCTTGCCCACCATTGCCGCCGCAATGACGGACATGGAGCAGCCTGACGCATTCCGGCGCGTCGCGGCCGGGCGCGCGGCGTTCCGGACGGCCGACCTATTGGCTCTGCTCACGCTGCTGGATCGGATCTCTGCGCTGGTGGAGGCGGAGGATGCGTAA
- a CDS encoding helix-turn-helix domain-containing protein codes for MVRRHQADRVPISDVASAFGVSRPTFYKAQSALADQGLAGLVPRQRGPKGGHKISADVLAYIDQIRTMRPDLTVPQCVDAIATRFGVRVHRRSLERAMAPKKNDSICLNRPRDQPRRHIRTTARRGAQRPADHRIRTRNPAPSRHGRLDQGRNDNTQLYAALPGTSPPVGRRDRFQRAHPHPCQPCCHANRGASTCLTSKSPPITSGATPTSTSVSRRCGRSPRTARARSDSMGCVIAPLPPVGRPNAST; via the coding sequence ATGGTGCGCCGCCATCAGGCCGATCGCGTGCCGATCAGCGACGTCGCCAGCGCCTTCGGGGTCTCGCGGCCAACCTTCTACAAAGCCCAGAGCGCCTTGGCCGACCAGGGCCTCGCCGGGCTGGTGCCCCGGCAGCGAGGTCCAAAGGGCGGACACAAGATCTCTGCCGACGTCCTCGCCTACATCGACCAAATCAGGACGATGCGGCCCGACCTCACCGTGCCGCAATGTGTAGACGCTATCGCCACACGCTTTGGCGTCAGGGTGCACCGGCGAAGTCTGGAGCGGGCCATGGCGCCCAAAAAAAACGACTCGATCTGCCTTAACCGTCCGCGCGATCAGCCTCGTCGCCACATACGAACAACTGCGCGCCGCGGTGCTCAGCGCCCGGCTGATCACCGGATCAGGACTCGTAATCCTGCACCGTCAAGGCATGGTCGCCTGGATCAGGGCCGCAACGACAACACCCAACTTTACGCCGCCTTGCCCGGTACATCGCCCCCCGTCGGCAGGCGCGATCGCTTCCAGCGAGCTCACCCTCATCCTTGCCAGCCTTGTTGTCACGCTAACCGCGGAGCCAGCACATGCCTGACCTCAAAGTCACCGCCGATCACCTCCGGCGCGACGCCTACCTCTACATCCGTCAGTCGACGCTGCGGCAGGTCGCCGAGAACGGCGAGAGCACGCAGCGACAGTATGGGCTGCGTGATCGCGCCATTGCCGCCGGTTGGCCGGCCGAACGCGTCCACGTGA
- a CDS encoding recombinase family protein, with the protein MRQSTLRQVAENGESTQRQYGLRDRAIAAGWPAERVHVIDCDLGKSGSSAVARDGFQELVSEVALAKAGVVMGLEVSRLARNSADWHRLLELCALTSTLILDEDGVYDPASFNDRLLLGLKGTMSEAELHFLKARMRGGQLNKASRGELKIGPPVGLVYLPDGTLALDPDAEVQAALRMVFTTFQRLGSATRTVKFFLDEGILFPRRLRKGPHKGELMWAPPRHARILQVLHNPRYAGAFVYGRTRGRPRPGGGVSQIKVDMADWRFVMPDLHPGYIDWERFKANQERLATNAQAYGMQRRAGPVREGSALLQGRVLCGLCGGRMGVHYSQEHGQPVPTYICKETATRRGGKVCQSVPGKVVDPAVGALLVELMTPMTLEVTLAAPLHEGRSRQSPRCRHSRGRVEREAAAPHRRRRGL; encoded by the coding sequence ATCCGTCAGTCGACGCTGCGGCAGGTCGCCGAGAACGGCGAGAGCACGCAGCGACAGTATGGGCTGCGTGATCGCGCCATTGCCGCCGGTTGGCCGGCCGAACGCGTCCACGTGATCGACTGCGACCTGGGCAAATCGGGGTCCAGCGCCGTTGCCCGCGACGGCTTCCAGGAACTGGTCAGCGAAGTAGCGCTCGCCAAGGCCGGCGTCGTCATGGGGCTGGAGGTCTCGCGCCTGGCCCGCAACTCCGCAGACTGGCACCGGCTGCTTGAGCTGTGCGCCCTAACCAGCACCCTCATCCTCGATGAGGATGGCGTCTACGACCCGGCCAGCTTCAACGACAGGCTTCTTTTGGGTTTGAAAGGAACGATGTCGGAAGCGGAGTTGCACTTCCTCAAGGCGCGCATGCGCGGTGGCCAACTCAACAAGGCGAGCCGTGGTGAGCTGAAGATAGGGCCGCCCGTAGGCCTGGTCTACTTGCCCGATGGCACCCTTGCGCTCGACCCGGACGCCGAGGTGCAGGCCGCGCTCCGCATGGTGTTCACGACCTTCCAGCGCCTGGGCAGCGCAACCAGAACCGTCAAGTTCTTCCTCGACGAAGGCATCCTGTTCCCGCGACGACTGCGCAAGGGACCGCACAAAGGCGAGCTCATGTGGGCGCCGCCACGGCACGCCCGCATCCTCCAGGTCCTGCATAATCCGAGATATGCCGGCGCCTTCGTCTACGGTCGAACGCGTGGACGGCCCCGGCCGGGCGGCGGCGTCTCGCAGATCAAGGTTGATATGGCTGACTGGCGGTTCGTCATGCCCGACCTGCATCCGGGCTATATCGACTGGGAGCGCTTCAAGGCCAACCAGGAGCGTCTCGCCACCAATGCACAAGCCTATGGAATGCAGCGCCGCGCCGGGCCCGTCCGCGAAGGATCCGCCTTGCTCCAGGGCAGAGTTCTCTGCGGCCTTTGCGGCGGGCGCATGGGCGTCCATTACAGCCAGGAGCACGGTCAGCCTGTCCCGACCTATATCTGCAAGGAGACGGCCACCCGCCGTGGCGGCAAGGTCTGCCAGTCCGTCCCCGGCAAAGTCGTCGACCCGGCGGTGGGTGCATTGCTTGTCGAGCTGATGACGCCGATGACCCTTGAGGTCACCCTAGCGGCGCCGCTACATGAAGGTCGATCCCGACAATCGCCTCGTTGCCGACACTCTCGAGGCCGAGTGGAACGAGAAGCTGCGGCTCCACACCGACGTCGTCGAGGACTATGA
- a CDS encoding tyrosine-type recombinase/integrase, whose translation MLYGRATVLVSRRSREARTDTVEIPPRRGRYQRTPFIFDTDAVTRLLALAKALPSHNTIERGNTYFVLFAVLYGLGLRVGEACRLCLKDVDLERRLLVMRETKFYKSRLVPFGPKLGALLGQHLHQRQTTALATSTADDQPLFCLRGGRPINPRTISQTFHALVPSLNLRIPPGISPPRLHDLRHSFAVGTLTRWYRLGLDPQTKLLALSFANVRKWCD comes from the coding sequence GTGCTGTACGGTAGGGCGACTGTTCTGGTATCTCGTCGATCACGAGAAGCTCGCACAGACACCGTTGAGATCCCGCCACGGCGCGGAAGATATCAGCGCACGCCATTTATCTTCGACACAGACGCAGTCACTCGGTTGCTCGCTCTTGCCAAGGCGCTTCCGAGCCACAATACGATCGAGCGTGGCAACACGTATTTCGTACTGTTCGCTGTCCTTTACGGGCTGGGATTGCGCGTCGGCGAGGCCTGCCGACTATGTCTCAAAGACGTCGATCTGGAACGGCGGCTGCTCGTTATGCGGGAGACCAAGTTCTACAAGAGCCGCCTTGTCCCATTTGGGCCGAAGCTCGGAGCACTCCTGGGCCAGCATCTGCATCAACGCCAGACTACCGCGCTCGCAACAAGCACTGCGGACGATCAGCCGCTATTTTGCTTGCGCGGAGGTCGCCCAATCAATCCTAGGACCATCAGCCAGACCTTTCACGCTCTGGTCCCGAGCCTAAATCTACGGATCCCACCCGGCATTTCGCCTCCACGCCTGCACGATCTGAGACACTCGTTTGCCGTTGGCACACTCACGCGCTGGTACAGGCTCGGCCTGGATCCTCAGACGAAGCTTCTTGCCCTCTCATTCGCTAACGTTCGGAAATGGTGTGATTGA
- a CDS encoding acetyl-CoA carboxylase biotin carboxylase subunit family protein, which produces MARRALILIEGIENNGPLFIQAALRLGLHPITLSADPAQYDYLAPESLEAIRVDTANLDSLILECSRLRATYDIAGITSARERFYATAAKLCQYFGLAGPNPASIERCCDKFAQRELLAQAGIPIPGYRVAANAADVESSALQIGLPVILKPIVGGGSMGVRLCHNVDELAEHTSYLLGGEHILLSSPRILVEEFAQGAFYSVEIMGNEVVGIVAVDFGAPPHFVFRKTTFPAPLSDDEHKHIADVSLSCLRALGLGWGPTNIELRWTKRGPVVIEVNPRLAGSGEPQLLQLAYGIDLVTEHIKLVIGEEWDLRRRHSQTAAAWFLLPDRDGTLDWISGDGRAAAVSGVAEVTLYAKPKTPIVRKGDYRDAIGYVIAASPGRARTEAILQHAVDLIDWSITPFPNVSE; this is translated from the coding sequence ATGGCACGAAGAGCGCTCATCCTGATTGAAGGCATAGAGAACAATGGCCCGCTGTTCATCCAAGCGGCCCTTCGTCTTGGTCTCCATCCAATTACCCTGTCGGCTGATCCAGCTCAGTACGACTATCTTGCACCTGAAAGTCTTGAGGCTATCCGTGTCGATACTGCCAATCTCGATTCCCTGATCCTCGAATGTTCCCGGCTGCGTGCGACCTATGACATTGCTGGCATAACGAGCGCCAGGGAGAGGTTCTATGCGACAGCCGCCAAGCTCTGTCAGTATTTCGGTCTAGCGGGACCGAACCCTGCATCCATTGAACGATGCTGTGACAAATTTGCCCAACGTGAGCTCCTCGCGCAGGCTGGCATTCCAATACCTGGTTATCGCGTGGCAGCGAATGCGGCGGACGTAGAAAGCTCTGCCTTGCAGATCGGCCTGCCAGTGATTCTTAAGCCGATCGTGGGCGGCGGCAGCATGGGGGTTCGATTGTGCCACAACGTCGATGAGCTGGCCGAACATACGAGTTACCTGTTGGGCGGGGAGCACATTTTGCTGTCTTCGCCTAGGATACTGGTTGAAGAATTCGCACAAGGCGCCTTTTATAGCGTCGAGATAATGGGAAATGAGGTTGTTGGGATTGTCGCCGTTGATTTCGGCGCCCCACCGCATTTCGTCTTTCGTAAGACGACGTTTCCGGCCCCGCTGAGCGATGACGAGCATAAACATATCGCCGACGTTTCACTGAGCTGTTTGCGAGCTCTCGGTCTTGGCTGGGGGCCGACGAACATAGAACTCCGGTGGACGAAGCGTGGCCCGGTCGTCATCGAAGTCAATCCGCGTCTTGCTGGCTCAGGCGAACCTCAACTGCTTCAGTTGGCTTATGGTATCGATCTCGTCACCGAGCACATCAAGCTTGTCATCGGCGAGGAGTGGGATTTGCGCAGAAGGCATTCGCAAACTGCGGCCGCGTGGTTCCTCCTTCCTGATAGAGATGGCACACTCGATTGGATCAGTGGCGATGGTCGGGCGGCTGCTGTGTCAGGTGTCGCCGAGGTCACGTTGTATGCTAAACCCAAGACACCGATCGTTAGAAAAGGCGATTACCGAGACGCGATCGGATATGTCATCGCCGCTTCACCCGGTCGTGCGAGGACTGAGGCAATACTTCAGCATGCCGTCGACTTAATCGATTGGTCAATCACACCATTTCCGAACGTTAGCGAATGA
- a CDS encoding recombinase family protein: MNAEPSLLTFALPEKIHSRHNDRQAIVYVRQSTVRQVEHNRESTLLQYALADRALRLGWRRDQITVIDDDLGRSGASALDRPGFQRLVAEVGLGHVGMVIGIEVSRLARSCRDWHQILEMCALFDTLIGDADGIYDQSTYNDRLLPGLKGTMSEAELHILKARMHEGRKAKARRGELILGLPRGYVLKPSGEVALDPDEGVQRVIRLVFTLFEKRRSISGVLRYLVDHDIALPDQIRSGPEKGDVCWNRPNTATLGDMLRHPGYAGAYVFGRRRHDGRLRVPGKPHSGRRFVRDPQKWMVLHQSALPAYIDWQTYERNQELMAANRSRYSGVARGGAALLGGLISCGVCGRKNGDRLQ; the protein is encoded by the coding sequence ATGAATGCGGAACCGAGCCTGCTCACCTTCGCGTTGCCGGAAAAGATCCACAGCCGCCACAATGATCGCCAGGCCATCGTGTACGTTCGGCAGTCGACGGTTCGACAGGTCGAGCACAACCGCGAGTCAACACTGCTTCAATACGCCTTGGCGGATCGAGCACTCCGGCTGGGATGGCGTCGTGACCAGATAACGGTGATCGATGACGACCTGGGCCGCTCGGGCGCATCGGCCCTTGATCGGCCGGGCTTCCAGCGCCTCGTCGCGGAGGTTGGGCTTGGCCATGTCGGAATGGTCATTGGCATCGAAGTATCCCGCCTCGCACGATCATGCAGGGACTGGCATCAGATTTTGGAAATGTGCGCGTTGTTCGACACGCTGATCGGCGATGCCGACGGCATCTACGATCAGAGCACCTACAATGACCGGCTGTTGCCCGGCCTGAAGGGTACGATGAGTGAGGCTGAACTTCATATCCTGAAGGCCCGTATGCACGAAGGGCGCAAAGCCAAGGCGCGGCGCGGCGAACTCATTCTCGGTCTACCGCGCGGTTACGTGCTGAAGCCCTCGGGCGAAGTGGCATTGGACCCGGACGAGGGGGTTCAAAGGGTCATACGCCTGGTCTTCACCTTGTTTGAAAAGCGTCGCTCGATCAGTGGTGTCCTACGTTACCTCGTGGACCATGACATTGCGCTTCCCGATCAAATCCGGAGCGGACCTGAAAAGGGCGACGTGTGCTGGAACCGGCCTAATACAGCGACGCTCGGCGACATGCTTCGTCACCCTGGTTATGCCGGCGCCTATGTCTTTGGGCGCCGACGCCACGACGGCCGGCTCCGGGTTCCCGGCAAACCTCACAGTGGCCGACGCTTTGTTCGCGATCCGCAAAAATGGATGGTGCTGCACCAAAGCGCACTTCCGGCGTACATTGACTGGCAAACGTATGAGCGGAACCAGGAGCTGATGGCGGCAAACCGTTCGCGATATTCCGGCGTCGCGCGCGGTGGCGCAGCACTGCTTGGCGGCTTGATCTCGTGCGGCGTGTGTGGCCGAAAAAATGGTGACCGGCTACAATGA
- a CDS encoding helix-turn-helix domain-containing protein yields MVTGYNDDGREARYSCSYEATTYGGPRCQSISARPVDTCVTALMLEALSLSAIDVSLQVAEDIELERQQLHEGWKQRLERADYETALARRRYEAVDPDNRLVARTLEQDWEAALATKQALADDHQRALARQPERLTAQEKDAVRQLAEDVPSLWKAQSTTSRDRQTIARMMLDRVVIRVFGDTERAEIKCHWAGGIVTTHPIIRTVRRFEQLEHHDEILDRIAVLRAEGATARQIAEDPNAKGWTPAKKPMFDAPIVQKLLVRKGLGKKRPIWSGNVPRWNDDEVTLQELSEQLGVHRQTAYGWLRRGKLKGRVAKVGAQRIWLVSLSHASTGVRTGESS; encoded by the coding sequence ATGGTGACCGGCTACAATGACGACGGGCGGGAAGCACGATATAGCTGCAGCTATGAGGCCACCACCTACGGCGGTCCACGGTGCCAGTCGATCAGCGCTCGTCCGGTGGACACCTGTGTGACCGCGTTGATGCTCGAAGCCCTCTCACTCTCGGCAATCGACGTCAGTCTTCAAGTTGCCGAGGATATCGAACTCGAACGGCAGCAGTTGCACGAAGGCTGGAAGCAGCGACTGGAACGCGCGGATTATGAAACGGCGCTCGCGCGCCGACGCTACGAAGCTGTCGACCCTGACAACCGCCTGGTCGCGCGGACGCTGGAACAAGACTGGGAAGCAGCACTGGCGACGAAACAGGCGCTCGCGGATGACCACCAGCGAGCCCTTGCGCGACAACCTGAGCGGCTAACGGCACAGGAAAAGGACGCGGTTCGCCAGTTGGCAGAAGATGTGCCTTCCCTGTGGAAGGCGCAGTCCACTACATCGCGAGACCGACAGACTATCGCCCGTATGATGCTTGATCGCGTGGTCATCCGGGTGTTCGGAGACACCGAACGTGCCGAAATAAAATGCCACTGGGCAGGCGGGATCGTGACAACACATCCGATCATTCGAACCGTGAGACGCTTTGAACAACTCGAGCATCACGACGAAATACTGGATCGGATCGCTGTGCTGCGTGCCGAGGGGGCGACCGCTCGACAGATCGCCGAGGATCCCAATGCGAAGGGCTGGACGCCTGCGAAGAAACCAATGTTCGACGCCCCGATCGTCCAGAAGCTCCTGGTGCGAAAGGGACTTGGAAAGAAGCGACCGATCTGGTCCGGCAACGTTCCCCGTTGGAATGACGACGAGGTGACACTGCAGGAACTCTCCGAACAGCTCGGGGTCCATCGTCAGACCGCCTACGGTTGGCTCCGACGCGGAAAGCTCAAGGGGCGCGTCGCGAAAGTAGGGGCACAACGAATCTGGCTTGTCAGCCTGTCTCACGCCTCAACAGGAGTCCGGACTGGAGAGTCATCATGA
- the panD gene encoding aspartate 1-decarboxylase codes for MRKVVAAKLHGITVTDADLNYHGSITLDPDHCDEAGILPLEFVEIWNRASGARISTYVIYGERGSRCCVLNGAAARTCQIGDEIIICSSTYIEEHQIVEIKPRVLTFDRDNSLRDRLFYDCGFNDDGTMTFAIRKGSPGNALNPGRANR; via the coding sequence ATGAGAAAAGTCGTTGCCGCCAAGCTTCACGGCATCACCGTGACCGACGCGGATCTGAACTATCACGGATCAATAACGTTGGATCCAGATCACTGCGATGAGGCGGGTATTCTTCCGCTAGAATTCGTTGAGATCTGGAATAGGGCTTCAGGCGCGCGAATCAGCACGTATGTCATTTACGGTGAGAGGGGTTCTCGTTGCTGTGTTCTGAACGGAGCCGCCGCGCGCACCTGCCAGATCGGAGATGAGATAATCATTTGCTCCTCCACATACATTGAGGAGCATCAGATCGTAGAAATCAAACCGCGAGTGCTAACTTTCGACCGGGACAATTCCCTCCGCGATCGCTTGTTCTACGATTGTGGGTTCAACGATGATGGAACGATGACGTTCGCGATTCGCAAGGGCTCTCCTGGCAACGCTCTAAACCCCGGTCGGGCCAATCGCTGA
- a CDS encoding transposase, with the protein MASFGAVGSTIRRRHPMSQSFDASRSLSALEQDNTVIAVIEMSKAKWLIAALVPGLERQPLKKIDAGAPSLLKLLQRWRDEAGQAGHAIKRIAIAHEAAGDGFWLARWLWARDIEAYAIHPASVAVSREHRRAKTDRLDTELLMRAFLGWLRGEKRHCSMAAIPTLEEEDARRPNRERQTLVGEQTRLINRIKAILARAFAASA; encoded by the coding sequence GTGGCATCCTTCGGCGCTGTTGGATCCACCATCAGAAGGAGGCACCCGATGTCGCAGTCTTTTGACGCGAGCCGGTCCCTTTCCGCTCTTGAACAGGATAACACGGTCATCGCCGTCATCGAAATGAGCAAGGCGAAATGGCTGATTGCCGCGCTCGTACCCGGCCTCGAGCGCCAGCCCCTCAAGAAGATCGATGCCGGCGCACCATCACTGTTGAAGCTGCTGCAGCGCTGGCGCGACGAAGCCGGCCAGGCCGGGCATGCGATCAAGCGGATCGCCATCGCCCATGAGGCGGCCGGCGACGGCTTTTGGCTGGCACGTTGGCTGTGGGCGCGCGACATCGAGGCGTATGCCATCCACCCCGCCAGCGTTGCGGTGTCGCGTGAGCACCGGCGCGCCAAGACCGATCGTCTCGACACCGAGCTTTTGATGCGCGCCTTTCTGGGCTGGCTGCGCGGCGAGAAGCGCCATTGCAGTATGGCGGCAATCCCGACGCTCGAAGAGGAGGACGCGCGGCGGCCGAATCGCGAGCGGCAAACCTTGGTCGGTGAGCAGACGCGGCTCATCAACCGCATCAAGGCGATTCTTGCTCGGGCATTCGCAGCTTCCGCTTAA
- a CDS encoding transposase — protein sequence MAIHTAEGTPLPDNTRAELHRLLERLDLVRAQIRVIEQDRLRRLAAAQAAPEGRHAMVRLIARIIGVGVETADMLVHEILSRGLRDRRAVARYAGLTGSPDESGKRRREKGLACAGSARVRRGMIQLAWRFLLFQKDSALVQWFHTRTADGRKATRKTMIVALARKLVIALWRLVTTGKTPQGVSLRAA from the coding sequence ATGGCCATCCACACAGCGGAGGGAACGCCGCTGCCAGACAACACCCGCGCCGAGCTGCACCGCTTGCTCGAGCGGCTCGACCTCGTACGTGCGCAGATCCGCGTCATCGAACAGGACCGCCTGCGTAGGCTCGCCGCGGCTCAGGCTGCACCAGAAGGCCGGCATGCGATGGTGCGCCTCATCGCACGGATCATTGGCGTCGGGGTCGAGACGGCGGACATGCTGGTCCACGAGATCTTGTCGCGCGGCTTGCGCGATCGCCGCGCGGTGGCGCGCTATGCCGGGCTCACGGGGTCGCCGGATGAGAGCGGCAAACGCCGCCGCGAGAAGGGGCTGGCATGCGCCGGCAGTGCCCGCGTGCGGCGCGGTATGATCCAATTGGCCTGGCGCTTTCTCCTCTTCCAGAAGGACAGTGCCCTCGTCCAATGGTTCCATACGCGCACGGCCGACGGCCGCAAAGCCACGCGCAAGACGATGATCGTCGCGCTGGCGCGCAAGCTTGTGATTGCGCTGTGGCGCCTCGTCACCACGGGCAAGACGCCGCAGGGCGTCAGTTTGCGTGCGGCGTGA